From a single Arachis hypogaea cultivar Tifrunner chromosome 3, arahy.Tifrunner.gnm2.J5K5, whole genome shotgun sequence genomic region:
- the LOC112778183 gene encoding uncharacterized protein produces MAPYEALYGHKCQSPLCWYESGEASILGPNLVAETTESIKKIRARILTAQSRQKSYVDQRRKPLEFEVGEHVFLRITPTTGIRRAIKTKKLNPRYIGPFEILKRFGPVAYPVALPPHLSNLHDVFHMSQLRKYTPGASHMLELESVELKENLTFQVTPVRIDDTSVKKLGGKDVSLVKVFWERAGVEEHIWELESEMRKDYPKLFSGLRRFGRQWQGDRMEDQLVKAVGQRCLVKVEIP; encoded by the exons atggctccaTATGAAGCATTGTACGGACATAAGTGCCAGTCTCCACTCTGTTGGTATGAATCAGGTGAAgcaagcattttgggcccaaatTTAGTAGCAGAGACTACTGAGAGCATTAAGAAGATTCGTGCAAGGATACTAACTGCCCAAAGTCGACAGAAGAGTTATGTGGATCAGAGAAGGAAACCGTTAGAGTTTGAAGTGGGAGAACATGTATTTCTGCGAATTACACCTACAACTGGGATTAGAAGAGCAATCAAGACTAAGAAGTTGAACCCAAGATATATTGGACCATTTGAGATTTTGAAGAGATTCGGGCCTGTGGCGTATCCAGTTGCTTTGCCACCTCAtctgtctaacttgcatgacgtattccacATGTCACAACTCCGTAAGTACACACCGGGTGCGTCCCATAtgttggagcttgagtcagttgAGTTGAAGGAGAACTTAACTTTCCAAGTAACGCCAGTGAGGATCGACGATACTAGTGTGAAGAAGCTAGGAGGAAAGGATGTTTCATTGGTTAAAGTTTTTTGGGAGCGAGCAGGAGTAGAAGAGCACATTTGGGAATTGGAGTCAGAGATGCGAAAGGATTATCCCAAGCTTTTCtcag gattgaggaggttcggaaggcagtGGCAaggggatcgcatggaggatcagTTGGTGAAGGCTGTAGGACAGCGGTGTTTAGTTAaagtagaaatcccctaa